The Gammaproteobacteria bacterium nucleotide sequence TGTATTTACACACTTGTTCACGCAGAAATCCGGCATTTCCGTAGGTTGCAAAGCCGTAAAACAAAATCCAGAAGGTTTCCCAAGGCCCCAATGACAAATTTAACAGGTTTTGCCAGAGTTTTTCCAGGGGGGTGAAATAGGCCACAAACGTGAAGCCGGTAAACAGCCCCATTACAATCCAGGCAGACTGCTTACCAGTTTTACGCGCGATCTTATTCGCCGTCCAGGGCGCCGCATCCAGTTTCATGCGCTTGGCACGATCACCTTCGATCCAGCGTTCGACCAACATGAATAATTCGGTCCAGACAGTCTGCGGGCATGCGTATCCACACCAAATACGGCCTGCCAGTGCCGTGACAAAAAACAGTCCTAGCGCACAGATAATTAACAACAGGGCCAATAGGTAAAAGTCCTGTGGCCATAAATGCATACCAAAAATAGTGAATTTTCGTGCAGGTAGATCAAACAATACCGCTTGTTCGCCCTTGATCTTTAGCCAGGGCAAAAGGTAAAACAAACCTAATAAAATCCATACTGCAAGCCAGCGCAAACGAGCGAAATTACCTTGCACACTGCGAGGATACACCTTGGCTTCACTTTGGTATAAATTCACCCCGACTTGATCAAGCGGTATTGATACCTCGTGTCCAGACTTTTTCGCTGTCATTTTTATTCACTCTTTCGTGCTGGATGCATTCTTTAATAACAGCAACGTGAATACGGATGACAACAGAGCAATAATGAACAGAAAAAAGAAACCAACTGCGTATCCGGTTAGACTACTCCAGCTCATCGGAAAGCTTAGCACTTGCCCAAGCAGCTCGGGATCAATAAAGGCAAACATCAGCACAAACCCGAAACAGGCAGCCAGAAATGCTGACCACAAGACCACAAAACGACGGATCACTGATATTGAGAGATCTGTGTCTGTCATATTACTCTTGTTCCAGTTGCATGCTACGTATGTAAGCTGTCAGTAATTTGATCTCGTACTCATTCATTAATCCTTGCTGAGGCGGCATAACGCCGTTGCGACCATACTTTATCGAGTGGGAGATCGCATCCAGATCACCGCCATACAACCAGATGTCATTGGTCAGATCTGGCGAACCAAGTGCTTGCATACCTTTGCCTTCAACCCCATGACAAGCGATACAATATTTTTTGTACTGGATTTCACCTTGTGCAGTGATCTCCGACTCGGGCGCACGATTACTTAAACTTTGCACATAGATTGCCAATGAGTTGAGCTCTTGTTCATTTAATTGAGAATCCCAGGCAGGCATTGCCGCCTGACGCCCTTCACGAATGGTATGCTCAATAGACTTCAGGTCTTTACCCCACAACCAGACCTTGTCGGTCAGGTTCGGATAACCGGTTGCTCCTCTGGCGTCTGCACCATGACACATCGCGCAATAGTGAGAATAGAGTCGTTCACCCGTCTGCATGGCCGTGGCATTTGTGGCCAGGGTCTCTATGTCCATGCTTTTCCAAAATTCTTGTAACTCGGTTGAGCGTACTGAAGAAGCCTGCATGGCCTCTTCCAGTTGTGATTCCTGGGTCCAGTTAAGCGAGCCTTTGTAATTTCCAAGACCCGGGTAGAGAAATAAATACAATAAGGCAAAACCGATCGTGAGGTGGAACAAAATCAGCCACCACCGGGGTAATGGATTGTTTAATTCCTGTAGATCCTCATCCCATACATGGCCGGTTGTACCGTCATCACTGTGCACCTTGGTTTTCGCAGACCAGTTTAACAACCACCAACAGGCAAAAATATTTACCAGGGAAACGATCAATATAAACCAATGCCACGGACTAGAAAGAAGATCGCTCATAACTTGTTTACCTTTACCTGCTCAGACAGATTTTTTTCGGGTTCTAGATACTCTCCTGCAGACTCTTGTAGGTCTGGCACAATATCGTCTTGCAGCGGCATTTCACTGGCTGCTTGAAAATCTGGACGACGTTTACTGCTCCAAGCCCAAATTACCAGAGCAATAAATGCAGCGAATAAACAAACCAGAATAATTGCACTTGATAACCAGTTTTGCATTTAGATTCTCCGTTCAATCATTAATCAATTTGAGCGTTTACGTCCGGTACGCGCCGTGCCCAGACCTTGTAAATACGCGATCAAAGCATCCATTTCGGTTTTATTCATTAACTGCTCAGGCGCTTGGGCAATTTGTTCATCGCTGTACGGATCACCCAAGAGTTGCAAGCGCGACATTTTCTTTTGTACTAACTCGGCATCGATCAATGCGTCATTCAACCAGGGGTAAGAAGGCATGTTCGACTCGGGAACAAGATTGCGCGGATTTTCCAAATGCACCCGGTGCCAGTCATTACTGTAGCGACCGCCAACCCGGGCTAGATCCGGACCGGTGCGTTTTGAGCCCCATTGAAACGGACGGTCATACACCGATTCTCCCGCTGTTGAATACGGACCATAACGCTTTTGCTCACTCCGCAATGGCCGCACCATTTGCGAATGACAGTTATAACAGCCTTCTCTGACGTAGACATCGCGACCAGCCAGTTCCAGCGGAGGATATGGCTCAACGCCTTCAGCCGGTACGCGGACCTGATTCTGAAATATTAGGGGCAATATTTCGACCAGCCCAGCAACGCTGACCGTCAAAGCAATAAAAACAATGAGTAAATTCAGTTTTTTTTCTATAGTTTCGTGTTGCATTGCTTCTCTCGGGTTAAATGCTCATTGACGGGATAGGTGCTGGCACCAGGGCCCGTACGGCTGGTGCTTTACGCACAGTTTTATACACATTGACAGCCATCAACAGCATGCCGGCAAAAAACAACAATCCACCAAATAAACGCATGGCGTAGTAGGGCTTGGTGGCAATAATGCTTTCAATAAAAGTGTATGTCAGAGTGCCGTCGTTATTCACCGCTCGCCACATCAAGCCTTGCATAACGCCAGCAATCCACATCGAGGCAATATAGATCACTACTCCGATAGTCGAGACCCAGAAATGCAGATCGATCCATTTCACCGAGAACATTTCTTTTTTGCCAACCAATCGAGGGATCAGACAATACATTGACCCAATGGTCATCATGGCCACCCAGCCCAGTGCACCGGAATGCACATGGCCAATGGTCCAGTCGGTGTAATGCGACAAGGCATTTACCGTTTTGATCGACATCATAGGACCTTCAAAGGTCGACATTCCATAGAAAGACAAGGCCACAACCATGAATTTGATGATCGGGTCGGTACGTAATTTATGCCAGGCTCCCGAGAGTGTCATGATGCCGTTGATCATACCGCCCCAACTGGGCGCAAGCAGGATGAGTGAAAACACCATGCCCAAAGACTGTAACCAGTCGGGTAAGGCGGTGTAATGCAAATGATGCGGGCCTGCCCACATGTAGATCGAGATCAGCGCCCAAAAATGCACAATCGACAAGCGATAGGAGTAGATCGGTCTTCCCGCTTGCTTAGGAACAAAGTAATACATCATGCCAAGAAATCCGGCGGTCAGGAAAAAGCCTACTGCATTGTGCCCATACCACCATTGCACCAGGGCATCGACGGCGCCACTATAAAACGAATACGATTTACCCAAGGTAACCGGCATCGAGAGATTATTGACTATGTGCAACAAGGCCACAGTAATGATAAATGCCCCATAGAACCAGTTGGCCACATAAATGTGCTTAACCCGGCGCTTGGCCAGGGTTCCAAAAAACACCACGGCAAAAGAAACCCAGACCACGGCAATAAGAATATCGATCGGCCATTCCAATTCTGCGTATTCTTTGCCTTGGGTCATGCCTAAGGGCAGTGTGATAGCCGCGAGAACGATGATCAATTGCCAGCCCCAGAAGGTGAATGCCGCAAGCTTGTCTGAGAACAAGCGCACGTGCGATGTCCGTTGCACCACGTAATAGGCGGTAGCGAATAAGGCCGACCCGCCAAACGCAAAAATCACCGCATTCGTATGTAGTGGTCGTAAACGGCCATAACTGAGCCAAGCTGTATCGAAATTTAGAGCCGGAATCCAGAGCTGCGCCGCGATCAGTACACCGACCAGCATGCCAACAATGCCCCATACAGTGGTTGCGACAGCAAATTGCATAACAACTTTGTCATTATAGAATTCATTGGGAACAGTATTTTTATGTAAATTTTGTGGTGATTTATCGTGCAAAATATTCTCTTGCATGTGAATTCCCGATTGTTGATTTGTCTTATAGGTAAAATTTTCCAAGCATTCTAAAAAACATCAGTCTCGGTAATATTGATTTGGATCAATATATTTACCAGCTATTGCCAATCAGTCAGTGTGCGTATCTTTTGATCTGGATCAATACTTCATGGTGTAAAAATAGATAACCTTGAAGTACAAAAATAATGATTTATATTTAAGGAGTACCCCATGTCGCATTACGTCAATATTCTGATCGCTTCCGACCTGACCCTGGAAACGCTGCGCCTGATCGAAAGGGCAAGAAGTATTTCGACCAAGTCTACAAAAATTTCCCTGGTACACGCAGTCCCTCCGGTGAGTTTTACTTACGGTGGCATTTCAGCCTATGTGCCCGATATGATCGATTATGAAGAAGTGCAAAACAATATCATGGACGCCAAAAAAGAACATGTTAAGGAAATGATCGAATATCACAAATTACACGATGTCGATTGGGATATCGAAGTTGGCAAACCCTCCATTGTGGTAAAAAATTATGCTACAGAGAATCTTTGTGATCTGATCCTGATGGGGTCACACGGAGAAAAAGGCTTAAAAGCACTGTTAGGGTCAACTACCCGAGCCGTATTGCACGATGCCCCTTGCGATGTGTTATGTGTGCGACTGTTTGATCAAGAAAAATAAACAGCTGTAAATTCTTTGTAAAAGAAATATTTTATTGCACCCCGCTCGACTGTGAATTGTCAGTCTGTGAATTGCCCGGTTGTGAAAGGCTTTGGTCGTGCGTAAATTTTTGCTTAAAAATATGGTAGCCAATTACCGCTACCAATAAAGCCGCTGCGATAATTCCCACCGTCGTGCTTAAATTTCTTTGTAAAAAACTTTCTCCTAATAATACCGTACCGAGTGCATAGGGTAGCTCGGTAAGCGCCAGTGCCGCCAGATAATAATCGATACGAAAACGTAAGGTTCCCAACACATACCCGGGCACTTCGGAAGGCACGCTCGCCTGGAATAATACGATATGCCAGAATCTGGCTTTGCCTGTGATCCGGGATTTAAATTTCTCCAAGCGTGCTTCCCCGACGATAAAATCGACAACCCTGTTCCCGGCAAAATAACCCACGCAATAGGCGAAAAGACCTCCCAGCCACCAACCTGCCCAGAGCAAGATAAAACACACCCCCCAGCCCCAGGTATGCACTCCGATTGGCACCAAAATAGCACTGGAAAAAAACGCCAACATGGCAGACAAAGCCGACAATAAAACAAACAAGAACATGCCAAACACAGGGTTTTTAGTGATCCATGATTCGCTCACCACCAAGAGATTTTCCAGCCGGGAAAATAATTCATCGGAGCTAAGAAATAGCAGGATCAATGTGACCAGGATCACAGAGGCCAGCAGTTTTCGTTGAAATTGTGTACTTCCTGGCATTGTCCTTTCCAGTTTAAATTTGTCCGTCAAGATCGCGACAATGACCGTTTGCCTCAATAAAATCAAGATTATCCAGAGTGGTTTTAGCAATATTTTGCATAGCGGTGTCAGTAAAAAACCCCTGGTGCCCGGTAATCAAAACATTAGGGAAAGTCATTAATCGCATAAACACGTCGTCCTGGATCACTTGATCACTCAAGTCTTCGAAAAACAGCTCTGCCTCTTCTTCGTAGACATCCAGACCCAGAAAACCTATCTTTTGTGATTTCAAACCACCGATTAAAGCCTTGCTGTCCACCAAAGCTCCCCGACCTGTATTGATCAGCATCACTCCGGTTTTCATTTTAGCGATCGCGTTTGCATCAACAAGGTGACGGGTCTCGGAATTAAGCGGGCAATGCATACTGATAATGTCCGAGTGTTGCAACACTTTATCCAGCTCAAGGTAGTTGACACCCAGCTTCAGGCAATCCGGGTGCTGGACCGGGTCACATGCAATAACCTGTGTGCCAAAACCGTGCATGATGCGGGCAAAAATAGAACCGATCTTGCCAGTCCCGATGATACCAATGGTTTTGCCATGCAGATCAAAGCCCAGCAAGCCATCCAGCGAAAAATTTCCTTCTCGTACCCGGTTAAAAGCTCGATGGGTTTTTCGATTGAGTGTCTGAATCAAACTGAGCGCGTGCTCGGCCACCGCCCAGGGCGAATATTCGGGCACCCTGACTACTAGCATTTCCAGATCACGCGCCGCTTGTAGATCCAGATTGTTGAACCCGGCACAGCGCAAGGCGATGATACCGATACCATGGTCTTTCAAAACCTGTAAAACCGGCCTGTCCAATACGTCATTCACAAACGCACACACCGCGTCACAATTTTTAGCCAGATGTGCAGTCTTCAGGTCCAGGCGGGCATTGAAATAGTTCAGTGTGTGCTGATGTGAGGCATTTTCCTGTTCAAAGAATTGACTGTCATACGCTTTAACCGAAAACATGGCTATTTGCATTATCGATACCTGATCTCAAACTCTGACCGTGTCGCCATACTTGGCAATTTGAGCTTCGATTGCCATAACATCCTGCAATTTCTGTTGTAAGGCTTGTTGTGCTCGCGACTCACCATGCACCAGATAAACCGGGGGTTTATGATCAAAACCGGAATACCAGTCGATCAATCCGTCCTGATCGGCATGTGCTGATAAACCACCGACCGTATGTATGTTGGCCTGCACCGGATGCCATTCACCCCAGAGTTTGATCTTTTCTGCCCCATC carries:
- the ccoP gene encoding cytochrome-c oxidase, cbb3-type subunit III, translated to MSDLLSSPWHWFILIVSLVNIFACWWLLNWSAKTKVHSDDGTTGHVWDEDLQELNNPLPRWWLILFHLTIGFALLYLFLYPGLGNYKGSLNWTQESQLEEAMQASSVRSTELQEFWKSMDIETLATNATAMQTGERLYSHYCAMCHGADARGATGYPNLTDKVWLWGKDLKSIEHTIREGRQAAMPAWDSQLNEQELNSLAIYVQSLSNRAPESEITAQGEIQYKKYCIACHGVEGKGMQALGSPDLTNDIWLYGGDLDAISHSIKYGRNGVMPPQQGLMNEYEIKLLTAYIRSMQLEQE
- a CDS encoding cbb3-type cytochrome c oxidase subunit 3, translated to MQNWLSSAIILVCLFAAFIALVIWAWSSKRRPDFQAASEMPLQDDIVPDLQESAGEYLEPEKNLSEQVKVNKL
- the ccoO gene encoding cytochrome-c oxidase, cbb3-type subunit II encodes the protein MQHETIEKKLNLLIVFIALTVSVAGLVEILPLIFQNQVRVPAEGVEPYPPLELAGRDVYVREGCYNCHSQMVRPLRSEQKRYGPYSTAGESVYDRPFQWGSKRTGPDLARVGGRYSNDWHRVHLENPRNLVPESNMPSYPWLNDALIDAELVQKKMSRLQLLGDPYSDEQIAQAPEQLMNKTEMDALIAYLQGLGTARTGRKRSN
- the ccoN gene encoding cytochrome-c oxidase, cbb3-type subunit I; its protein translation is MQENILHDKSPQNLHKNTVPNEFYNDKVVMQFAVATTVWGIVGMLVGVLIAAQLWIPALNFDTAWLSYGRLRPLHTNAVIFAFGGSALFATAYYVVQRTSHVRLFSDKLAAFTFWGWQLIIVLAAITLPLGMTQGKEYAELEWPIDILIAVVWVSFAVVFFGTLAKRRVKHIYVANWFYGAFIITVALLHIVNNLSMPVTLGKSYSFYSGAVDALVQWWYGHNAVGFFLTAGFLGMMYYFVPKQAGRPIYSYRLSIVHFWALISIYMWAGPHHLHYTALPDWLQSLGMVFSLILLAPSWGGMINGIMTLSGAWHKLRTDPIIKFMVVALSFYGMSTFEGPMMSIKTVNALSHYTDWTIGHVHSGALGWVAMMTIGSMYCLIPRLVGKKEMFSVKWIDLHFWVSTIGVVIYIASMWIAGVMQGLMWRAVNNDGTLTYTFIESIIATKPYYAMRLFGGLLFFAGMLLMAVNVYKTVRKAPAVRALVPAPIPSMSI
- a CDS encoding universal stress protein, producing MSHYVNILIASDLTLETLRLIERARSISTKSTKISLVHAVPPVSFTYGGISAYVPDMIDYEEVQNNIMDAKKEHVKEMIEYHKLHDVDWDIEVGKPSIVVKNYATENLCDLILMGSHGEKGLKALLGSTTRAVLHDAPCDVLCVRLFDQEK
- a CDS encoding TVP38/TMEM64 family protein yields the protein MPGSTQFQRKLLASVILVTLILLFLSSDELFSRLENLLVVSESWITKNPVFGMFLFVLLSALSAMLAFFSSAILVPIGVHTWGWGVCFILLWAGWWLGGLFAYCVGYFAGNRVVDFIVGEARLEKFKSRITGKARFWHIVLFQASVPSEVPGYVLGTLRFRIDYYLAALALTELPYALGTVLLGESFLQRNLSTTVGIIAAALLVAVIGYHIFKQKFTHDQSLSQPGNSQTDNSQSSGVQ
- a CDS encoding 2-hydroxyacid dehydrogenase, which translates into the protein MQIAMFSVKAYDSQFFEQENASHQHTLNYFNARLDLKTAHLAKNCDAVCAFVNDVLDRPVLQVLKDHGIGIIALRCAGFNNLDLQAARDLEMLVVRVPEYSPWAVAEHALSLIQTLNRKTHRAFNRVREGNFSLDGLLGFDLHGKTIGIIGTGKIGSIFARIMHGFGTQVIACDPVQHPDCLKLGVNYLELDKVLQHSDIISMHCPLNSETRHLVDANAIAKMKTGVMLINTGRGALVDSKALIGGLKSQKIGFLGLDVYEEEAELFFEDLSDQVIQDDVFMRLMTFPNVLITGHQGFFTDTAMQNIAKTTLDNLDFIEANGHCRDLDGQI